Proteins co-encoded in one Haloarcula sp. DT43 genomic window:
- a CDS encoding Cdc6/Cdc18 family protein, which yields MITNARVLQPEFIPREVKHRSAEVSHLSDTLRPIMTEGRPEPSFLYGPSGAGKTCIAKYTVKQLRENVVDLNYQYVNCWEDYSRFKTLYRILDGINETWDIHRQSTPKDELLERLREYDGAHYVVILDEVDQLQDKKILYDFHRIPHLTMILIANREEDVFSLLDERLYSRLQNCPRIRFNNYDLAELVSIIEDRARWGLRPDALAQNEMELIADHAAGDARAAIGILRNATRMASQREYDQITAELIREAVPEANSEIRQKTTDKLTDHQQILYDIITDSGKISGGDLYEQYCTEVDSAKTRRTMRNYLSKLEQYNLVVASGNTKGRSYSPQT from the coding sequence ATGATTACCAACGCTCGCGTGTTACAGCCCGAGTTCATCCCTCGGGAGGTGAAACACCGTTCTGCCGAGGTGAGCCACCTCTCCGACACACTGCGTCCGATTATGACCGAGGGACGCCCGGAGCCATCGTTCCTGTACGGGCCGTCTGGGGCTGGGAAGACCTGCATCGCCAAATACACCGTCAAGCAACTCCGCGAGAACGTTGTCGACCTGAACTACCAATACGTGAACTGCTGGGAGGATTACAGCCGATTCAAGACACTCTACCGGATTCTCGACGGAATCAACGAGACGTGGGACATCCACCGTCAGTCAACCCCGAAAGACGAGCTGTTAGAGCGGCTACGCGAGTACGACGGCGCACACTACGTGGTTATTCTCGACGAGGTTGACCAGCTCCAAGATAAGAAAATCCTCTACGATTTCCATCGGATTCCTCATCTCACAATGATTCTCATTGCGAACCGCGAGGAAGACGTGTTCAGTTTGCTTGATGAACGGCTGTATAGCCGACTCCAGAACTGCCCCCGCATTCGGTTCAACAACTACGACTTGGCGGAGTTGGTGTCGATCATCGAGGATCGGGCGCGGTGGGGACTCAGGCCAGACGCACTCGCACAGAACGAGATGGAACTGATTGCGGACCACGCTGCCGGCGATGCCCGCGCTGCTATTGGTATCCTTCGTAACGCGACTAGGATGGCATCCCAGCGAGAGTATGACCAAATCACAGCTGAACTAATCCGAGAGGCAGTTCCGGAAGCGAATTCGGAAATCCGACAGAAGACGACAGACAAGCTCACCGACCACCAGCAGATTCTCTACGATATCATCACCGACAGCGGGAAAATCAGTGGCGGCGACCTCTACGAACAGTACTGTACTGAAGTCGACTCTGCCAAAACGCGGCGAACTATGAGGAACTATCTTTCTAAGCTAGAACAATACAATCTCGTCGTCGCATCAGGAAATACAAAAGGACGGTCGTATAGCCCGCAAACCTGA
- a CDS encoding Htur_1727 family rSAM-partnered candidate RiPP yields the protein MEEFDHEVDAPRGATSREWEVFVREETADPLAHVGSVSAPSADIAREQAASLFGRTAVTLWLCPADETHRYQTDEAALGSGATGEDATMSVDEMESETLRGENG from the coding sequence ATGGAAGAGTTCGACCACGAGGTGGACGCCCCGCGGGGCGCAACGAGTCGCGAGTGGGAGGTGTTCGTCCGCGAGGAGACGGCGGACCCGCTGGCCCACGTCGGCAGCGTCAGCGCGCCGTCCGCCGACATCGCCAGGGAGCAGGCCGCGTCGCTGTTCGGCCGGACCGCCGTCACGCTGTGGCTGTGTCCCGCCGACGAGACCCACCGCTACCAGACGGACGAGGCGGCCCTCGGGTCGGGGGCGACCGGGGAGGACGCCACGATGAGCGTCGACGAGATGGAGTCGGAGACGCTCCGGGGTGAGAACGGATGA
- a CDS encoding TIGR04347 family pseudo-SAM/SPASM protein — MISVSKLLCDLDAEGDGLRYDAADESTKRQIRDRKQRRPVVVWNVTKQCNLYCDHCYAAADTDIADGELSTAEGKALLEDLADYGAPVVLFSGGEPLVRNDLEQLVAYANEVGVRPVLSTNGTLITEERAESLKAAGLKYAGVSVDGLPERNDDFRGVDGAFEGAVQGIENCLDAGLKTGLRYTITERNAADLEGVVDLLTDVGVDRFCFYHLDYGGRGTEIVDADLTPADRRQAVKRVCDMTRGYHDRGEEIETLLVGNYADAAYLVEYAREHMSEAQARRVYEYLRVNGGDPTGERVADVDYQGNVHLTQFWQGYSLGNVRDRPFGDIWEDESNPLLRALRNREDHLSGKCADCRYAEVCRGASRLRALTVEDDLFAPDPQCYLEDAEVRGPLPFDTGRNSIAGGSSAD, encoded by the coding sequence ATGATTTCGGTCTCGAAACTGCTCTGTGACCTCGACGCCGAGGGCGACGGTCTCCGGTACGACGCGGCCGACGAGTCGACCAAACGCCAGATACGCGACCGGAAACAGCGCCGCCCGGTCGTCGTCTGGAACGTCACCAAGCAGTGCAACCTCTACTGTGACCACTGCTACGCGGCCGCCGACACCGACATCGCCGACGGCGAACTCTCGACGGCAGAGGGGAAGGCGCTGCTGGAGGACCTGGCCGACTACGGCGCGCCGGTGGTGCTGTTCTCCGGCGGCGAACCGCTCGTCCGCAACGACCTCGAACAACTGGTCGCCTACGCGAACGAGGTCGGCGTCCGCCCGGTGCTCTCGACCAACGGGACGCTCATCACCGAGGAGCGCGCCGAGTCGCTGAAGGCGGCCGGACTCAAGTACGCCGGCGTCTCCGTCGACGGCCTGCCGGAGCGAAACGACGACTTCCGCGGGGTCGACGGCGCGTTCGAGGGCGCGGTTCAGGGCATCGAGAACTGCCTCGACGCGGGCCTGAAGACCGGGCTCCGGTACACTATCACCGAGCGCAACGCCGCCGACCTGGAGGGGGTCGTCGACCTGCTGACCGACGTGGGCGTCGACCGCTTCTGTTTCTACCACCTGGATTACGGCGGCCGCGGGACCGAAATCGTCGACGCCGACCTCACGCCGGCCGACCGCCGGCAGGCGGTCAAGCGGGTCTGTGATATGACTCGCGGGTACCACGACCGCGGCGAGGAGATAGAGACGCTGCTGGTCGGGAACTACGCCGACGCGGCCTATCTCGTGGAGTACGCCCGCGAGCACATGAGCGAGGCCCAGGCCCGGCGAGTCTACGAGTACCTGCGGGTCAACGGCGGCGACCCGACCGGCGAGCGCGTCGCCGACGTGGACTATCAGGGCAACGTCCACCTGACGCAGTTCTGGCAGGGGTACTCGCTGGGCAACGTCCGCGACCGGCCGTTCGGCGACATCTGGGAGGACGAGTCGAACCCGCTGCTCCGGGCGCTCCGGAACCGCGAGGACCACCTCTCCGGGAAGTGCGCCGACTGCCGCTACGCCGAGGTCTGTCGGGGCGCGTCCCGCTTGCGTGCGCTCACCGTCGAAGACGACCTGTTCGCCCCGGACCCGCAGTGCTACCTGGAGGACGCCGAGGTGCGCGGCCCGCTTCCGTTCGACACTGGCAGGAACTCGATAGCCGGCGGGAGTTCGGCCGACTGA
- a CDS encoding PHP domain-containing protein gives MQSVELHAHSSLSYDGRDPVELLLEQASAVGLDALAVTDHDEIDASLRAAELAPEYGLVGIPGMEVTCAAGHVLALGIQEGIPPHLPFDETLDRIREQGGLAVVPHPFQESRHGVLEHISKAELATADAIEVYNSRLLTGRSNRQAERFARRQGLPMTAGSDAHIAEMVGQAVTNVGTDEPTVEAILDAIRAGKTTVEGKRTPWRISFRQAAGGAKRRVKNGIAELLQ, from the coding sequence GTGCAGTCGGTTGAGCTACACGCGCACTCGTCGCTGTCGTACGACGGCCGGGACCCGGTCGAACTCCTCTTAGAGCAGGCCAGCGCCGTCGGCTTGGACGCGCTGGCCGTGACTGACCACGACGAAATCGACGCCAGCCTCCGGGCGGCCGAGCTCGCCCCGGAATACGGCCTCGTCGGGATTCCCGGCATGGAGGTCACGTGTGCCGCCGGACACGTCCTCGCGCTGGGGATTCAGGAGGGGATTCCGCCCCACCTCCCCTTTGACGAGACGCTCGACCGCATCCGCGAGCAGGGCGGGCTGGCGGTCGTTCCGCACCCGTTCCAGGAGTCTCGCCACGGCGTTCTAGAGCACATCTCGAAGGCCGAACTCGCCACGGCCGACGCCATCGAGGTGTACAACTCCCGGCTGTTGACCGGGCGCTCGAACCGGCAGGCCGAGCGGTTCGCGCGACGGCAGGGCCTGCCGATGACCGCCGGCAGCGACGCCCACATCGCGGAGATGGTCGGCCAGGCGGTCACCAACGTCGGCACGGACGAGCCGACGGTCGAGGCGATTCTCGACGCGATTCGGGCGGGCAAGACGACCGTCGAGGGCAAGCGGACGCCGTGGCGGATTAGCTTCCGGCAGGCCGCCGGCGGGGCGAAGCGACGCGTCAAGAACGGCATCGCGGAGCTCCTACAGTGA
- a CDS encoding asparagine synthase C-terminal domain-containing protein, giving the protein MQGADAAAVADALERGAPLPGTGGFAGELDGTLVRDVLGRYPLFVERDVADEGRVAPEQWSHDPTALADPRSFPAGYVRDGDGARRRFTLPSPDPFPDRETATEAVRSAVETSVDAVDTGGLAIAFSGGVDSALLAARLDAPLYVAGFPDSHDVDAARSAADLLGADVRVVELTHDAIERAVPEIARATGRTNAMDVQIALPLYLAAERVAADGFDRLALGQGADELFGGYAKVAKAPEDPRVEADTVRGAQREVVATLPDQLERDVLALRAAGVEPVTPLLHDRVVAAALRLGGDLLVDGETRKVALRAAARRSLPEAIATRDKKAAQYGSLAARELDRLARQAGYKRRMDDHVTQYVESLVD; this is encoded by the coding sequence ATGCAGGGGGCCGACGCGGCCGCCGTCGCCGACGCGCTCGAACGCGGCGCCCCCCTCCCGGGGACCGGCGGGTTCGCGGGCGAACTAGATGGGACGCTCGTCCGGGACGTGCTCGGGCGCTACCCGCTGTTCGTGGAGCGTGACGTTGCTGACGAGGGACGGGTCGCCCCCGAACAGTGGAGCCACGACCCGACGGCCCTGGCCGACCCGCGGTCGTTCCCCGCTGGGTACGTCCGCGACGGCGACGGAGCCAGACGCCGCTTCACGCTGCCGTCGCCCGACCCGTTTCCGGACCGCGAGACGGCGACCGAGGCAGTCCGTTCGGCTGTCGAGACCAGCGTCGACGCCGTCGACACCGGCGGGCTGGCAATCGCCTTCTCCGGCGGCGTGGACTCAGCGCTGCTCGCGGCGCGGCTCGACGCGCCGCTGTACGTCGCCGGGTTCCCCGACAGCCACGACGTCGACGCGGCGCGGTCGGCCGCGGACCTGCTGGGGGCCGACGTGCGCGTCGTGGAACTCACCCACGACGCCATCGAACGGGCGGTGCCCGAAATCGCCCGCGCGACGGGGCGGACGAACGCCATGGACGTACAGATAGCGCTCCCGCTGTACCTCGCCGCCGAGCGGGTCGCGGCGGACGGCTTTGACCGGCTGGCGCTCGGGCAGGGAGCCGACGAACTGTTCGGCGGCTACGCGAAGGTCGCCAAGGCACCTGAGGACCCCCGCGTCGAGGCCGACACGGTCAGGGGCGCACAGCGAGAGGTCGTCGCGACACTCCCGGACCAGCTGGAGCGGGACGTGCTCGCGCTGCGGGCCGCGGGCGTCGAGCCGGTGACGCCGCTGTTGCACGACCGCGTCGTCGCGGCCGCCCTGCGACTGGGCGGCGACCTGCTGGTCGACGGCGAGACCCGGAAGGTCGCGCTGCGGGCGGCCGCCCGCCGCTCGCTCCCCGAGGCGATAGCGACCCGGGACAAGAAAGCCGCGCAGTACGGCTCGCTGGCGGCCCGCGAACTCGACCGCCTCGCCCGGCAGGCCGGCTACAAGCGCCGGATGGACGACCACGTCACCCAGTACGTCGAGTCGCTGGTCGACTGA
- a CDS encoding NUDIX hydrolase — METTRHFVATVYVVSDGRVALHEHSKLDMWLPAGGHVDRDELPHEAALRETREELGLDVDLVAPQEAIESETVRSIPQPQHFLLEDINVTAEGEVGHQHVDFIFYGRADSRDIEPGPGEQPADDWEWFAPEDLRGRSDELPSDVVEVGQRAIEAVREA, encoded by the coding sequence ATGGAGACGACCCGACATTTTGTCGCCACCGTCTACGTCGTCAGCGACGGCCGCGTCGCGCTGCACGAACACAGCAAACTCGACATGTGGCTGCCCGCCGGCGGCCACGTCGACCGCGACGAACTGCCCCACGAGGCGGCGCTCCGCGAGACGCGCGAGGAACTCGGGCTCGACGTGGACCTCGTCGCGCCACAGGAGGCCATCGAGAGCGAGACGGTCCGGTCGATACCCCAGCCACAGCACTTCCTGCTGGAGGACATCAACGTCACCGCCGAGGGCGAGGTCGGCCACCAGCACGTCGACTTCATCTTCTACGGCCGGGCCGACAGCCGCGACATCGAACCGGGGCCGGGCGAACAGCCAGCCGACGACTGGGAGTGGTTCGCCCCCGAGGACCTGCGGGGCCGAAGCGACGAACTCCCGTCGGACGTCGTCGAGGTCGGCCAGCGCGCCATCGAGGCGGTGCGCGAGGCGTAG
- a CDS encoding transcription initiation factor IIB, producing the protein MTDTSIRRYSNERETETEQTEEAESESLVCPECNGSLLSDSERGETVCEDCGLVVEEDEIDPGPEWRAFDSKEKDEKSRVGAPTTNMMHDKGLSTNIGWQDKDAYGNSLSSRQREKMQRLRTWNERFRTRDSKERNLKQALGEIDRMASALGLPENVRETASVIYRRALDEDLLPGRSIEGVSTASLYAAARQAGTPRSLDEIAGVSRVEKDEIARTYRYVVRELSLEIQPADPESYVPRFASDLDLSEEVERRARQLLQNAKEEGVHSGKSPVGLAAAAVYAASLLTNEKVTQSQVSEVANISEVTIRNRYHELLEAEDNIHP; encoded by the coding sequence ATGACCGATACCAGCATCCGCCGATACTCGAACGAGCGCGAAACGGAGACAGAGCAGACGGAGGAAGCGGAGTCGGAGTCACTCGTCTGTCCGGAGTGCAACGGGTCGCTACTCTCCGACAGCGAGCGCGGCGAAACGGTGTGTGAAGACTGTGGACTGGTCGTCGAGGAGGACGAAATCGACCCCGGTCCCGAGTGGCGCGCGTTCGATTCGAAGGAGAAAGACGAGAAGTCCCGCGTCGGCGCGCCGACGACGAACATGATGCACGACAAGGGGCTCTCGACGAACATCGGCTGGCAGGACAAGGACGCCTACGGCAACTCCCTGTCCTCGCGCCAGCGCGAGAAGATGCAGCGCCTGCGCACCTGGAACGAGCGGTTCCGGACGCGGGACTCCAAGGAGCGCAACCTCAAGCAGGCCCTCGGTGAAATCGACCGGATGGCCTCCGCGCTGGGCCTGCCCGAGAACGTCCGCGAGACGGCAAGCGTCATCTACCGGCGCGCGCTCGACGAGGACCTCCTGCCCGGCCGCTCCATCGAGGGCGTCTCGACGGCGTCGCTGTACGCCGCCGCCCGGCAGGCCGGCACGCCGCGTTCGCTCGACGAGATTGCGGGCGTCTCTCGCGTCGAGAAAGACGAAATCGCCCGCACCTACCGCTACGTCGTCCGCGAGCTGAGCCTGGAAATCCAGCCCGCCGACCCCGAGAGCTACGTCCCGCGGTTCGCGTCGGACCTGGACCTCTCCGAGGAGGTCGAACGGCGCGCCCGCCAACTGCTCCAGAACGCCAAGGAGGAGGGCGTCCACTCCGGCAAGTCGCCGGTCGGCCTCGCCGCCGCCGCCGTCTACGCCGCCTCCCTGCTCACCAACGAGAAGGTGACCCAGAGCCAGGTCAGCGAGGTGGCCAACATCTCGGAAGTGACCATCCGCAACCGCTACCACGAACTGCTGGAAGCGGAAGACAACATCCACCCCTGA
- the gatC gene encoding Asp-tRNA(Asn)/Glu-tRNA(Gln) amidotransferase subunit GatC: protein MSDPAVDPEEVRHVADLARVDLADDEIERFTGQFVDILDAFEALDDVPETDRDAELSNVMRPDEVRESLSQEEALQNASDTEAGQFKGPKVS from the coding sequence ATGAGCGACCCCGCCGTCGACCCCGAGGAGGTCCGGCACGTCGCCGACCTCGCCCGCGTCGACCTCGCAGACGACGAAATCGAGCGGTTCACCGGGCAGTTCGTCGACATCCTGGACGCGTTCGAAGCGCTCGACGACGTGCCCGAGACAGACCGGGACGCCGAACTATCGAACGTGATGCGCCCCGACGAGGTACGTGAGAGCCTCTCGCAGGAGGAAGCGCTCCAGAACGCCAGCGACACCGAAGCGGGACAGTTCAAAGGGCCGAAGGTGTCGTGA
- the gatA gene encoding Asp-tRNA(Asn)/Glu-tRNA(Gln) amidotransferase subunit GatA, which yields MTEYNGYVTDETIEGAEDGPLAGRTVAVKDNISTEGVRTTCGSAMLDDYVPPYDATVVERLKDAGATIPGKTNMDEFGMGTTTETSAFGPVENPVAEGRVPGGSSGGSAAVVAAGDADLALGSDTGGSIRCPAAFCGVVGIKPTYGLVSRYGLVAYANSLEQIGPIAPSVEAAAELLDVIAGPDEHDATTQEAPEADGSYAGAADGDVDGLSIGVPTELLDGADEDVVETFWDAMADLEAQGASYHEVHLPSVEHAVEAYYVIAMSEASSNLARFDGVRYGQSGGYEGNWNESFADAREEGFGEEVKRRVLLGTYALSAGYHDKYYKKAQDARAWVKQDFDEALENADVLASPTMPVPPMKRGESLDDPLTMYLADANTTPVNLANLPAISVPAGETDDGLPVGLQLVGPAFGEREIIRAGSALA from the coding sequence ATGACGGAGTACAATGGCTACGTCACCGACGAGACCATCGAGGGGGCCGAGGACGGCCCGCTGGCGGGCCGGACCGTCGCGGTCAAGGACAACATCTCCACCGAGGGCGTCCGGACCACCTGTGGATCGGCGATGCTCGACGACTACGTCCCGCCGTACGACGCGACGGTCGTCGAACGGCTGAAAGACGCCGGCGCGACCATCCCCGGCAAGACCAACATGGACGAGTTCGGGATGGGGACGACCACCGAAACGTCGGCCTTCGGCCCCGTCGAGAACCCCGTCGCTGAGGGCCGCGTTCCGGGCGGCTCCTCCGGTGGCTCGGCCGCCGTCGTCGCCGCCGGCGACGCCGACCTCGCGCTGGGGAGCGACACCGGCGGCTCCATCCGCTGTCCGGCCGCCTTCTGCGGCGTCGTCGGCATCAAACCGACCTACGGGCTGGTCTCCCGGTACGGCCTCGTGGCCTACGCAAACAGCCTCGAACAAATAGGCCCTATCGCGCCCTCGGTCGAAGCGGCCGCCGAGCTGCTGGACGTCATCGCCGGCCCGGACGAGCACGACGCGACCACCCAGGAGGCTCCAGAGGCCGACGGCTCCTACGCCGGGGCCGCCGACGGCGACGTGGACGGGCTCTCCATCGGCGTCCCGACCGAACTGCTGGACGGAGCCGACGAGGACGTCGTCGAGACGTTCTGGGACGCGATGGCCGACCTCGAAGCACAGGGCGCGAGCTACCACGAGGTCCACCTCCCGTCGGTCGAACACGCCGTCGAGGCGTACTACGTCATCGCCATGTCCGAGGCCTCGTCGAACCTCGCGCGGTTCGACGGCGTCCGCTACGGACAGTCGGGCGGCTACGAGGGCAACTGGAACGAGTCGTTCGCCGACGCCCGCGAGGAGGGCTTCGGCGAGGAGGTCAAGCGCCGGGTCCTGCTGGGCACGTACGCCCTCTCGGCGGGCTACCACGACAAGTACTACAAGAAGGCCCAGGACGCCCGCGCGTGGGTCAAACAGGACTTCGACGAGGCGCTCGAAAACGCCGACGTGCTCGCCTCGCCCACGATGCCCGTCCCGCCGATGAAACGCGGCGAGAGCCTGGACGACCCGCTCACGATGTACCTGGCCGACGCCAACACGACCCCCGTGAACCTAGCGAACCTCCCCGCAATCTCCGTGCCGGCCGGCGAGACCGACGACGGACTCCCCGTGGGCCTGCAACTGGTCGGGCCGGCCTTCGGCGAGCGCGAGATTATCCGTGCGGGAAGCGCGCTGGCGTAG
- a CDS encoding M48 family metallopeptidase, with protein MPSTNSTRRLRLGALLLVLVAFDALAVVTAYVLAHVAYGLLPTVGLPVGASVWTRGFHLVPLGPVVLAGTPLVLALQFVFGYRVTLREAAGGPDLPEASEPETTRERFVAIKRERLGARLSDRVRRLARTADMPAPDVRVIDSATPNSYAASRPGERTLFVTTALVDRLEDAELDAVLAHELAHLKNGDSFVMTAAAFLPIVSARATRSLRTTLETSVVTHRFLDGDTSRNAVGAAYFHFPLVAFALLALPLVAALYLASTACYRLLSRVREYAADAGGAVICGSPAALASALETVTGDRRPDTDIRTAGTGVRELCVVPDAIASEPPDPPEGRAERIARRWHAVTERALPDSHPAVDDRVAALRERQSALDRGR; from the coding sequence GTGCCCTCCACCAACAGTACGCGCCGGCTACGGCTGGGTGCCCTCCTGCTCGTGCTTGTCGCCTTCGACGCGCTCGCCGTGGTCACGGCGTACGTCCTGGCACACGTCGCGTACGGCCTGCTCCCGACGGTCGGCCTCCCGGTCGGCGCGTCGGTCTGGACCCGGGGGTTCCATCTGGTCCCGCTCGGTCCCGTGGTACTCGCCGGGACGCCGCTCGTGTTGGCCCTGCAGTTCGTCTTCGGCTACCGGGTCACGCTGCGCGAGGCCGCCGGCGGGCCGGACCTGCCCGAGGCGTCCGAGCCAGAGACCACCCGGGAGCGGTTCGTCGCCATCAAGCGCGAGCGGCTCGGGGCGCGGCTCAGCGACCGGGTCCGACGGCTGGCCCGGACGGCGGACATGCCCGCTCCCGACGTGCGCGTCATCGACTCGGCGACGCCGAACAGCTACGCCGCCAGCCGGCCCGGCGAGCGGACGCTGTTCGTCACGACGGCGCTCGTCGACCGGCTCGAGGACGCCGAACTGGACGCCGTCCTCGCCCACGAACTCGCCCACCTGAAGAACGGTGACTCGTTCGTGATGACTGCGGCGGCGTTCCTGCCAATCGTGAGTGCTCGGGCCACCCGGAGCCTCCGGACGACGCTCGAAACGTCGGTGGTCACCCACCGGTTCCTGGACGGCGACACCAGCAGGAACGCCGTCGGCGCGGCCTACTTCCACTTCCCGCTGGTCGCGTTCGCACTCCTCGCGCTCCCGCTCGTGGCGGCGCTGTACCTCGCCAGCACGGCCTGTTACCGGCTCCTGTCGCGGGTTCGGGAGTACGCCGCCGACGCGGGCGGTGCCGTCATCTGTGGCTCGCCGGCGGCGCTGGCCAGCGCCCTGGAGACAGTCACGGGCGACCGCCGGCCCGACACGGACATCCGGACCGCCGGGACCGGCGTCCGGGAACTGTGTGTGGTGCCCGACGCGATTGCGTCGGAACCGCCCGACCCGCCGGAAGGGCGGGCCGAGCGAATCGCCCGCCGGTGGCACGCCGTCACCGAGCGGGCCCTGCCCGACTCGCATCCGGCCGTCGACGACCGCGTCGCCGCCCTGCGGGAGCGCCAGTCCGCGCTCGACCGGGGGCGCTAA
- a CDS encoding glycosyltransferase → MALPHVATFTDTYLPTVNGVTYTVETWRDRWRDRGGRMDVVYPKSDHEPSDNEYPVRSLPFPFYEGFRLGMPQIPEGVRDAELVHAHTPFSLGMAGQRLAGKLEVPFVASYHTPTSEYAEYVSFNGAVESAVRSSAESYERWFLSRADTVIAPGERAATHLRAAIDLDTPVAVVPNGVDTTVFEPVDTAAFRDRYDLPDGPIVGYTGRHGYEKCLEDIITACEGLDVTVVFGGDGPARESLEAAAERSDADVRFLGFLDRAELPELYSVLDVFAFPSPVETQGLVALEANCCGTPVAGVDAGALSETIEDGETGYSYDEGDIDGFRRAIERVLDERERLRERCLARRDVISVDHAIDKLADVYDSVL, encoded by the coding sequence ATGGCACTGCCGCACGTCGCGACGTTTACCGACACGTATCTCCCGACCGTCAACGGGGTGACCTACACGGTCGAGACGTGGCGGGACCGCTGGCGCGACCGCGGCGGCCGCATGGACGTGGTCTATCCGAAAAGCGACCACGAGCCCTCCGACAACGAGTACCCGGTCCGGAGCCTCCCGTTTCCCTTCTACGAGGGGTTCCGCCTCGGGATGCCACAGATTCCGGAAGGCGTCCGGGACGCCGAACTGGTCCACGCCCACACCCCCTTCAGCCTCGGGATGGCGGGCCAGCGGCTCGCGGGCAAACTCGAAGTTCCGTTCGTCGCGTCGTATCACACGCCGACGAGCGAGTACGCCGAGTACGTCTCCTTCAACGGTGCCGTCGAGTCGGCGGTCCGTTCGAGCGCCGAGAGCTACGAGCGCTGGTTCCTGAGCCGCGCCGACACCGTCATCGCGCCGGGCGAGCGCGCGGCCACCCATCTCCGGGCGGCCATCGACCTCGACACGCCGGTCGCGGTCGTGCCCAACGGCGTCGACACGACGGTGTTCGAACCGGTCGACACGGCCGCGTTCCGCGACCGCTACGACCTGCCCGACGGCCCCATCGTCGGCTACACGGGCAGACACGGCTACGAGAAGTGCCTCGAAGACATTATCACTGCCTGCGAGGGGCTGGACGTGACGGTCGTGTTCGGCGGCGACGGGCCGGCCCGCGAGTCGCTGGAAGCGGCGGCCGAACGCAGCGACGCCGACGTGCGCTTTCTGGGCTTTCTCGACCGGGCTGAACTCCCCGAACTGTACTCGGTCCTTGACGTGTTCGCGTTCCCCAGCCCCGTCGAGACGCAGGGCCTTGTCGCCCTGGAGGCCAACTGCTGTGGGACCCCCGTCGCCGGCGTCGACGCCGGCGCGCTCAGCGAGACCATCGAGGACGGCGAAACCGGCTACTCCTACGACGAAGGCGACATCGACGGCTTCCGCCGGGCTATCGAGCGGGTCCTCGACGAGCGCGAGCGGCTCCGGGAGCGCTGTCTGGCCCGGCGGGACGTGATTAGCGTCGACCACGCCATCGACAAACTGGCCGACGTGTACGACAGCGTCCTGTGA